In Actinoplanes lobatus, the DNA window GGGCCGCCGTGCACCGTGCCGCGAACGCCACCGCCGACCAGTTGGCCGTTTTGGGCGCGGCCGCCGAGCGGCGGGTCCTCGACCGGTTCGGGGTGGCCGCCGAGACCGAGGGCTACCTGAAGGTCCTGGCCGCCGTGCCGTGATCGTCTGCTATGCGCAGGGTGGCGGGCTGGGGCATCTCACCCGGATTCGCGCCTACCTGCACACCTGCCACGGCGACGAGCCGGCGACGATCCTGAGCACGTCGCCGTTCACCGCCGACCCGCGGGTGCTCGGCCCGCACCGGCTGCTGCCCACGTCGGCGCTGCCCACGTTGCGCCCGTCGTTGCTGGTGGTGGACGCGTTCCCGGCCGGCATCGACGGTTCGCTGTCGGCCGCGTCGGTTCCGCCGGGGGCGCGGACCGTGCACCTGGCGCGGCTGCTGCGCTGGGACGTCTACCGCCCGTTGATGCCCGTGGACCCGATCCGCTACGACCGGATCTGGGCGGTCGAGGAACTCGGCGACTCCCCGCTGCCCGTGACCGGCCCGTTGTCCCTGGCCGACCCGCCGGCCGCCGGGGACCCCGATCCGTCCGGCGTCGCGGACGGCGCCTGGCTCATCGTTCACTCCGGGCCTTCGGCCGAGATCCAGGAGCTCATCGGGTACGCCCGTGACTGCGCCGACCTCGAAGGCGCCCGCCCCCGGTTCGTGCTGGTGGCGCCGCACCGCCCGGCCGGGCTGCCGTCCGCGGTCGGCCACCTCGACCCGTACCCGGCGTGGCCGCTCTTCGCCCGCGCCGAGCGGGTCGTCACCGCGGCCGGATTCAACGCGGTCCGCCAGATGCGGCCGTGGCGGGAACGGCACCTGATGCTGCCGTTCCCGCGCCGCTTCGACGACCAGTTCACGCGAGCCGCCCGCGCCCGCTCCTGACCGGTCAGCGGTTGCCGCCTCGGAAGATCCGCAGGAAGAAGAGGAACACGTTCAGGATGTCCAGGAAGATCGATGCCGCCAGCAGCGGGGCCGAGTCGATGTCCCGCGAGCGCCGCAGCCGCTGGAAGTCGAACATGATGAAACCCGCGAAGATCACCAGGCCGAGGATCGAGTAGATCAGCGCGCCACCCGGGATGTTCACGAAGATCAGTACGATGCCGAAGATCAGCAGGCCGACCAGCGCCCAGAAACACAGCCGGGCCAGCGCCGACAGGTCACGGCGGGTGGCGTACCCGGCGGCTCCGAAACCGGCGACGAACAGCGCGGTGGCCGCCCCCGCCTGCCACAGCGCCTGCGGGTCGGTGTTCGCGTAGTAGACCAGCGTCGGCGCGAGCGCGACACCCATCAGCAACCCGAACGCGCCGAGCAGCGCGACCGTCGTCTCCTTCGACTTGCGGACCGTGAACTGCATGGCGATCAGGGCCGCGAACGACG includes these proteins:
- a CDS encoding Bax inhibitor-1/YccA family protein; the protein is MDDAYPYRPAAMATRDRGHTLFGQTMGYVAGTTALFALGAYLGRNLPSFAAFMAYLASFAALIAMQFTVRKSKETTVALLGAFGLLMGVALAPTLVYYANTDPQALWQAGAATALFVAGFGAAGYATRRDLSALARLCFWALVGLLIFGIVLIFVNIPGGALIYSILGLVIFAGFIMFDFQRLRRSRDIDSAPLLAASIFLDILNVFLFFLRIFRGGNR